AGAAAAAGAGGTCACCAATAGAGCCCATTGGAGCCCTAAAATCCTGGAAAACGGAAAAAGAGGTCACCAATAGAGCCCATTGGAGCCCTAAAATCCCAGAAACAAGAAAAAGAGGTCACCAATATGGGACGTAAATTCACAAATCACTGAAATGATATAAAAACAAATTACAAAAGTTATCAATCCGACTCTATCTTGTTTTATAATTAGCTGTAAGATTCAAATCTTATTTACTGGAGGTCATTTGATGGATTGGAAAAAGAAAGCCGAGAAATGGCTTGGTTTTACGGGATTGGACCCGGAGCTTAAAACTGAGCTTGACTCATTTAAAGAAGACGAGAAGCATTTAGAGGAAGTTTTTTATAAAAACCTGGAATTCGGGACTGGTGGCATGCGCGGAGAGATTGGCGCTGGAACCAATCGGATGAACTTATATACTGTACGCAAGGCATCAGCCGGCCTGGCAGCATACATAGAAGAACAAGGGAATGAAGCGAAGCAGCGTGGTGTAGCGATCGCTTATGATTCCCGCCATAAATCACCTGAATTTGCCATGGAAGCCGCAAAGACATTGGCAACACGCGGTATCCAGACATATGTTTTTGAAGAACTGCGACCTACGCCGGAGCTGTCATTCGCGGTGCGTCACCTGCATGCTTATTCTGGAATCGTCATTACTGCCAGCCATAACCCACCTGAATATAATGGCTATAAAGTATATGGTCCTGATGGCGGCCAGCTGCCTCCAGATAGCGCAGATGAAGTGATTTCGAAGGTGAACGAAATCGAGAATGAGCTATCAATCGAGGTAATGGACGAGCAAGAGTTGAAGGAAAAAGGCTTGATCAAGATGATTGGTTCTGAAGTGGACCGCGCTTATCTTGAGAAACTGATGACGATATCTGAAAATCCGACGCTGGCAGATGAAGCCGATGTAAAAGTGGTATTCACACCTTTGCATGGTACTGCCAATAGACCGGTCCGCGATATCCTGACAAACCTGAAATACCAGAATGTCAAAGTAGTAAAGGAACAGGAGCTTCCTGATCCTGAGTTTTCTACCGTAAAAAGCCCGAATCCAGAAGAGCATGCTGCATTTGAGCTGGCAATTCGTGAAGGAAAGAAAATCGATGCGGATGTGTTGATCGCAACAGATCCGGACGCTGACCGTCTTGGTATCGCTGTTAAAGATCCAGATGGGGAGTATGTTGTCCTGACAGGAAACCAGACGGGAGCGTTGCTGCTGCATTATATTCTGACGCAAAAGCAGGAGAAAGAAACTTTACCAGCCAATGGAGCAGTGTTCAAAACAATCGTTACATCCGAACTTGGCCGCAAAATCGCTTCGTCATTCGGAGTCGATACAATCGATGTACTGACTGGATTCAAGTTTATAGCTGAAAAAATTAAACAATATGAAGACTCAGGAGAATATAAATTCCTGTTTGGCTATGAAGAAAGCTATGGATACTTAATCGGCGACTTTGCCCGGGATAAAGATGCAGTCCAGGCGGCAATGCTAGCTGTCGAGGTTAGCGCATATTATAAAAAGAAGGGCATGTCTTTGTACGAAGCGCTTCTTAGTGTATTTGAAGAGTATGGTTACTACCAGGAAGGACTTCGTTCCCTTACTTTAAAAGGAAAAGAGGGTGCGGAATTAATTCAGAAGACACTTGGAGTCTTCCGCAAGGAGCCGCTTAAGCAACTTGGTGAATTGAAAGTAACGGCAGTGGAAGATTATCTAACAAGTGTAAGAGTGAATGAAAACAACGAGGAAGAAAAAATACAGCTTCCTTCTTCAAACGTCATCAAATATTATCTTGAGGATGGCACATGGATGTGCCTTCGCCCATCTGGGACTGAGCCAAAGATCAAGTTTTATTTTGGTGTGAACGACAAGAGCCTGGCTGAAAGCAAGCAGAAACTCCAAAAAGTCGAACAGGATTTCATGGAGGTAGTTGAAAAGAAAATGGATGCAGCAAAGAGCCTGTAAATCAACTAAGATAAACAGCTGAAAGGAAGTAATCACATTGTTAAAAGAACAAGTCGCAATCGTCACAGGTGCATCGAGAGGAATCGGCAAGGAAATCGCCGTGAAATTGGCTGAACAGGGAATGAAACTTGCGGTTGCAGGAAGCTCTGATGAAATCAACAAAACTGCGGAAGAGTTGAAACAGAAGGGTTTTTCTGATGTCATTGCGGTCCAGACTGATGTCAGCGATGAGCAGCAGGTGAAAAACCTCGTTGAAAAAACGGTTGAAGCATTCGGTCAGGTTGATGTACTTGTCAATAATGCCGGAATCGGTTTTTTCAAACTGGCCGAGGAAGTGACGGTTGAGGAATGGAAAAAGCTATTTGAAGTGAATGTCCAGGGGGTATTCCTTGGTGCGAAAGCCGTGCTGTCTCATATGAAGGAGCGTAAATCAGGCACGATTATCACTATATCCTCTGATGTTGGCAGATACACGATACCAAACGGAAGCGCTTATACTGCTTCGAAGTACGCTGTCCAAGGCTTCAGCGGGGCACT
This window of the Mesobacillus jeotgali genome carries:
- a CDS encoding phospho-sugar mutase, producing the protein MDWKKKAEKWLGFTGLDPELKTELDSFKEDEKHLEEVFYKNLEFGTGGMRGEIGAGTNRMNLYTVRKASAGLAAYIEEQGNEAKQRGVAIAYDSRHKSPEFAMEAAKTLATRGIQTYVFEELRPTPELSFAVRHLHAYSGIVITASHNPPEYNGYKVYGPDGGQLPPDSADEVISKVNEIENELSIEVMDEQELKEKGLIKMIGSEVDRAYLEKLMTISENPTLADEADVKVVFTPLHGTANRPVRDILTNLKYQNVKVVKEQELPDPEFSTVKSPNPEEHAAFELAIREGKKIDADVLIATDPDADRLGIAVKDPDGEYVVLTGNQTGALLLHYILTQKQEKETLPANGAVFKTIVTSELGRKIASSFGVDTIDVLTGFKFIAEKIKQYEDSGEYKFLFGYEESYGYLIGDFARDKDAVQAAMLAVEVSAYYKKKGMSLYEALLSVFEEYGYYQEGLRSLTLKGKEGAELIQKTLGVFRKEPLKQLGELKVTAVEDYLTSVRVNENNEEEKIQLPSSNVIKYYLEDGTWMCLRPSGTEPKIKFYFGVNDKSLAESKQKLQKVEQDFMEVVEKKMDAAKSL
- a CDS encoding SDR family oxidoreductase is translated as MLKEQVAIVTGASRGIGKEIAVKLAEQGMKLAVAGSSDEINKTAEELKQKGFSDVIAVQTDVSDEQQVKNLVEKTVEAFGQVDVLVNNAGIGFFKLAEEVTVEEWKKLFEVNVQGVFLGAKAVLSHMKERKSGTIITISSDVGRYTIPNGSAYTASKYAVQGFSGALAQEVREYGIRVGTINPGMVDTYFADSEQGLPEKHDWLKVEDIANAVVYMASAPKHMLIDEIVIHPLVQNYPIA